Below is a genomic region from Candidatus Binatia bacterium.
CGAGGCTGCCGAAGAACGCCGCCGCGTTGGTATCGTAGGCCGGGCACCGCGGGAAGAGCGGATCGGGGCGCGGATCGAGCCGCACGCCCGGGTTGACGGCCGCGACCGCCCAGACCCCCTCCTCGCCCCTGCGCAGCAGCACGGGCTGCGTGGCGTCGCGAATCGCCAGCGCGCGCGCGTAGGCGTTCCAGTCGACGACGTACGGCCAGCGGCCCGGACGCAGCACGGTGTCGTTAAACCCGAGCAGCACGACCACCGCCGAAGCGATCATGTAGCGCGCGAAGCGAGGATAGCGCCGCACGCCGAATGTCGCCGCGACCGCCGTCGCGGCGAGCAGCGCCGCCGTGTAATGCGAGCCGACGCGGCTCGCCTCGTAGTTCCACGGCCGCATCAAGACGATTTCGGCGACCAGCGGCGCTCCCAAAAGCAGCCACCATCCGACGCCGACGGGCGCAAACGCGAATGGCGCGAGCAACAGGAACAGCATCGATATCTTGCTGGCGGGATCGAACACCGCGAGCGAATATTGCGGCACGTTGGGCGCCGCCGCCGACGCTCGCTCGACCAGCCAAAACCCCGCGCCGTTGCACAGCGCGAGCGCGGCGAGCGCGATCCCGATGCGGCGATCCCACCAGAGCGCACACGCAACCGCGAACCAGAGCACGAACGGAATCTGGTCTTCCTTCAGCCCGAGCAGCAGCTGCGCCAGGATGAGCGCCGGCCAGAGCGCGCGCCGCCGCACGACGAGCGCCGCGCCGAACGCCAGCAACGGCACGAAAACGTTCTCCGAGAAGTTGTCGTAACTCAGCCCCTGCGCGGACGGCGTCAGCAGATACGCGATGCCGAGCGCGTTGGCGGCGCGCGGCTCGACTCCGGTCTCGCGCGCGAACAGCGCCAGCGGAATCGCTCCGAGCGCCACGGCCAGCACCTGCACTACGATCAGCGCCTCCGCGCGCGGAAACAGGGCGACCAACGGAACGAGCGCGGTCAGCACCCACGAGTCGTGCACAGCAAAGTGCGGGCGCCACTCGCCATAATTCCACGACGAGCCGTGCCGCAGGTTCACGAGCGTCTGCAGATACGTCCCGAGATCGGCACCATATCGCAACGCGTACAGCTTGTTAAGGTCCAGGCCGATATACACGACCGCGAAGACGGCCACGGCAATGTATACCGGTCTCATCTACGCGTTCGCCTTCTCCCGATATACTCGATCCACGATTGAACGTAAGCGATCGATGAACTGCTGCGGCGCGAATTTTTCGGCGTGCACGCGCAACCGCTGCGAATCGAAGCGCGAAGCGTCGAAGTCGCGCAGCGCGGCGGCCAGCGACTCCGGCGTCGGCTCGTCGAAAAACACGCCCGTCTCGTTTTCGACGATCGTCTCGAGCGCGCCGCCGCCCCGAAAGGCGATCGTCGGACGCCCGGTCGCGGCCGCCTCGAGCGGGACGAGTCCGAAGTCTTCCTCGCCGGGAACGATCGCGGCGCGCGCGTCGCCGAACAGCTCCGCCAGCTGCGCGTCGGGGACGAAGCCGAGCATCGTCGTCGTCGTTCCGCGGGCGAGGCCGCGCAGCGCGCTCTCCGCCGGGCCGGTGCCGGCAACGAATAGCTTGACGCCGGCGAGTGCGGCCGCGCGGATCGCGAGATCGATTCGTTTGTAGGGCAGCAGGCGCGACGCAGCAACGAAGTAGTCGCCGCCTCCGCTGCCGATCCTAAAACGATCGACGTCGACCGGGCAGTGCAGCACGTCGCAGTCGCGGCCGTAGTATCGCGAGATCCGTTGCGCGACGTTCAGCGAGTTGGCGACGAATCGGGTTGGCCGCGCGGCGGCGGCGCGATCCCACGCGATCAGCCGGTCGATCATCGGACGCGCGAGGCGCGTTCGCACGTACTCGTCGTACGCGAACGCGAAACGGCTGACGGTGTTGATGTAGCAGACGTGCACGGCTCCGGGCGGGGCCACGACGCCTTTCGCCCAGGCGGTCGTCGAGCTGACGATCGCGTCGAAGCCCGAGAAGTCGAAGGCCTCGAAGGCGCGCGGATAGAACGGCGCGAGCACCCGAAAATAGCGGTTCGCAAAGGGGATCCGGGCGAGGTACGAACGGCGAACTCGCGCTGCCGGGAAGAGATCGCCGACGGCGTGCTCGTCGTACAGCGCCGTATAGATCGGCGCGTCGGGCCACGCCCGCGCGATCCAGGCGAAGACTCGCTCCGCGCCGCCACGCTGGTT
It encodes:
- a CDS encoding glycosyltransferase; amino-acid sequence: MNQRGGAERVFAWIARAWPDAPIYTALYDEHAVGDLFPAARVRRSYLARIPFANRYFRVLAPFYPRAFEAFDFSGFDAIVSSTTAWAKGVVAPPGAVHVCYINTVSRFAFAYDEYVRTRLARPMIDRLIAWDRAAAARPTRFVANSLNVAQRISRYYGRDCDVLHCPVDVDRFRIGSGGGDYFVAASRLLPYKRIDLAIRAAALAGVKLFVAGTGPAESALRGLARGTTTTMLGFVPDAQLAELFGDARAAIVPGEEDFGLVPLEAAATGRPTIAFRGGGALETIVENETGVFFDEPTPESLAAALRDFDASRFDSQRLRVHAEKFAPQQFIDRLRSIVDRVYREKANA
- a CDS encoding DUF2079 domain-containing protein; translation: MRPVYIAVAVFAVVYIGLDLNKLYALRYGADLGTYLQTLVNLRHGSSWNYGEWRPHFAVHDSWVLTALVPLVALFPRAEALIVVQVLAVALGAIPLALFARETGVEPRAANALGIAYLLTPSAQGLSYDNFSENVFVPLLAFGAALVVRRRALWPALILAQLLLGLKEDQIPFVLWFAVACALWWDRRIGIALAALALCNGAGFWLVERASAAAPNVPQYSLAVFDPASKISMLFLLLAPFAFAPVGVGWWLLLGAPLVAEIVLMRPWNYEASRVGSHYTAALLAATAVAATFGVRRYPRFARYMIASAVVVLLGFNDTVLRPGRWPYVVDWNAYARALAIRDATQPVLLRRGEEGVWAVAAVNPGVRLDPRPDPLFPRCPAYDTNAAAFFGSLAGRAPQRLCGGVPVRP